Proteins encoded in a region of the Paenibacillus sp. W2I17 genome:
- a CDS encoding bifunctional UDP-sugar hydrolase/5'-nucleotidase — MSTREKQTLTILHTNDIHSHFGSMSTIAAMINEERDQGGNFLVLDIGDHMDRMAVETEGTLGTANVDVINLTGYDAITIGNNEGLTFTPDQLSQSYAGLLCPVVCSNVVDQDTGLAPVWMKPSLIVEKGPFRVGLLGATAPFTTFYELLGWDVLDPVDSLRAQVEALRDEVDVIVILSHLGLSTDRRLAEQITGIDVILGGHTHHVLEEPLVIGQTVLGAAGKFGQWLGKVVLERTSVEEPLQLVSSGCMAAKSILLDDQVALAIATNRTEAERTLNQTAVITDRVLPIAYDRESPFATLLAQAVRHFTGAQLSLVNAGQLLGELPQGNITKGMLHSLCPSPINACTICLSGSHIREALEQSLLDEFSGKPIVGFGFRGHILGTLCMDGMEVQYNPDAPAYEKIQAISINGEPMDEQCEYIVGTLDMFTFNVGYPPLAHGTRTLYHLPEFIRDLLETEIKRPGALDDSLRARWHQS, encoded by the coding sequence ATGAGCACCAGGGAGAAGCAAACGTTAACGATTCTGCACACCAACGACATTCATAGCCACTTCGGCTCCATGAGCACCATCGCCGCTATGATCAATGAGGAACGTGACCAAGGTGGCAACTTCCTTGTATTGGATATCGGCGATCATATGGACCGGATGGCCGTTGAAACAGAGGGAACACTGGGTACGGCTAATGTTGATGTTATTAATCTGACGGGCTACGATGCCATTACAATCGGTAACAACGAAGGACTAACCTTTACGCCAGATCAGCTCTCGCAGTCTTACGCTGGACTTCTGTGTCCTGTGGTATGCAGCAATGTTGTGGACCAAGATACTGGACTTGCGCCAGTGTGGATGAAACCTTCTCTGATTGTGGAGAAAGGTCCATTTCGCGTTGGTCTGCTGGGGGCAACGGCCCCTTTTACCACGTTTTACGAATTGCTCGGGTGGGATGTTCTGGACCCTGTGGATTCACTAAGAGCTCAAGTGGAAGCATTACGTGATGAAGTGGATGTGATAGTTATTCTTTCACATCTGGGGCTTTCGACAGATCGGAGATTGGCAGAGCAGATTACTGGAATTGATGTTATTCTCGGTGGACATACCCATCATGTTCTCGAAGAACCATTAGTCATTGGTCAGACCGTGCTGGGTGCAGCTGGGAAATTTGGCCAATGGCTTGGGAAAGTGGTTCTGGAACGAACAAGTGTGGAAGAACCTCTCCAACTGGTAAGTAGCGGTTGTATGGCTGCCAAGAGTATATTACTGGATGATCAGGTTGCGCTGGCAATCGCTACGAATCGTACGGAAGCCGAAAGGACACTCAATCAGACGGCAGTGATAACGGATCGGGTGCTGCCCATCGCGTATGACCGGGAATCCCCGTTTGCTACCTTGCTTGCACAAGCTGTACGTCATTTCACGGGGGCACAGCTGTCTCTGGTGAATGCAGGTCAGCTTCTCGGAGAGCTTCCACAAGGTAATATTACAAAAGGAATGTTGCATTCCCTATGTCCATCTCCTATAAATGCTTGTACAATATGCTTGAGTGGAAGTCATATTCGTGAAGCACTTGAGCAGTCCTTGTTGGACGAGTTTTCAGGTAAGCCCATTGTGGGATTTGGTTTTCGTGGTCATATTCTAGGCACGTTATGTATGGACGGAATGGAAGTTCAATACAATCCGGATGCGCCAGCCTATGAGAAGATCCAGGCCATATCCATTAATGGGGAGCCAATGGACGAACAATGTGAGTATATCGTTGGGACACTGGACATGTTTACGTTCAATGTGGGGTATCCTCCTCTTGCTCATGGAACCCGTACGCTCTATCATCTTCCGGAATTCATACGCGATTTGCTGGAAACGGAAATAAAACGACCAGGGGCTCTGGACGACAGCCTGCGAGCCCGCTGGCATCAAAGCTAA